The sequence below is a genomic window from Nostoc flagelliforme CCNUN1.
GACTTTGTTTGTGTAGCCACGACTTCCAGTCGTTAGGCTTTCATCTCAAATTTCAATTTAGTAAGGTACACGCATGGCAAAAGGTGACAAAATAAACTTTTCTACTCCTAGTGGTTTCCCAGAATTTCTGCCTAGTGAAAAGCGTCTAGAATTATATTTGCTAGATATCATCCGTAGAGTTTTTGAAAGCTATGGATTTACGCCCATAGAAACACCTGCTGTAGAACGTTTAGAAGTGCTGCAAGCTAAAGGAAATCAAGGCGACAATATTATTTATGGTATTGACCCCATCCTGCCACCAAATCGACAAGCCGAGAGAGATAAATCGGGTGAAACTGGTTCAGAAGCAAGAGCTTTAAAGTTTGATCAAACAGTTCCATTAGCAGCGTATATTGCCCGTCACCTGAATGAGTTAACCTTTCCCTTTGCCCGCTACCAAATGGATGTGGTTTTTCGGGGGGAACGAGCAAAAGATGGGCGCTTTCGTCAGTTCCGCCAGTGCGATATTGATGTAGTTGCTCGTCGTGAACTCAGCTTGCTCTATGATGCTCAGATGCCTGCAATTATCACTGAGATATTTAAAGCGATAAATATTGGTGATTTTTTGATTCGCATCAATAATCGGAAAGTTCTCACAGGGTTTTTTAAGTCAGTAGGAATTACTGAAGATAAAATTAAATCGTGTATTGGTATTGTTGATAATTTAGAAAAAATTGGTGAAACTAAAGTAAAACAAGAGTTAGAAAAAGAGGGCATTTCAGGAGAACAGACTCAAAAAATTATTGATTTTATTAAAATAGATGGTTCTGTTGATGAAGTATTAGATAAACTAAAGCATCTTGCAGAAAATCTGTCGGAAACCGAGCAATTAAGTCTGGGAATTACCGAATTACAAACGGTAATTGCAGGCGTGCGTAATCTTGGAGTTGCCGAAAATCGTTTCTGTATTGATTTATCAATTGCCCGTGGTCTTGATTACTATACTGGTACAGTTTACGAAACAACCTTATTAGGGCATGAAGCTTTAGGTAGTATCTGTTCTGGCGGGAGATATGAAGAATTAGTTGGGGTATTTTTGGGTGAAAAAATGCCTGGTGTAGGCATTTCTATTGGCTTAACTCGCTTAATTAGTCGGTTGTTAAAAGCTGGGATTCTTAGTACCTTAGCTGCTACACCAGCTCAGGTGATGGTAGTGAATATGCAAGAAGATTTAATGCCAACTTATTTAAAAATTTCGCAACATCTGCGTCAGGCTGGAATTAATGTCATTACTAACTTTGATAAGCGCCCCTTGGGTAAACAATTTCAGCTAGCAGATAAACAAGGAATTCAATTTTGTGTAATTATTGGTTCTGAGGAAGTAGCAGCACAAAAGTCATCGCTGAAAGATTTGAAAACAGGTGAGCAAGTAGAAGTGCTACTAGTAGATTTGGCTGAAGAAGTTAAAAAAAGACTTGGCTAATTACTTTTAATATCTCCTTTTCTCTCTGCGCTCTCCGCGTCTCTGCGGTTCAAAAGTTTTTTGGTTCTTCCGGCACTTTTATGGTGGTTACTAAATTTTAGTAAATTTTATTAACTACATTTTAATGATGTTTATCCTTCAAACATAGACTGTGTAACTATTACAGCAGTTTTAGGTATACTGAAATAATCCAAATAGCATGATTTATACTATAACACAGTAAAAATTAAGGCGATCGCTATGAAATTTACTGTAGAGCAAATCCTGAATCTGCCCGATATGAAAGTATTAGATTTTCAAGAAATTGAAGGGGAAGAAATAATTATAACGATAGAAAAAAGCGTCAACTATTCGACTTGCCCATCTTGTGGGCAAAATACTCAGAGTATACATCAAAATCATTGGCGGATGATTCATGATTTATCTTGGAGTAAAAAGCCAGTACTCTTAAAAATAAATCGTCGCCAGTTCAAATGTCATAAATGTAAAAAAGTCTTTAGTGAGAAATTAGATTTTGTAGATAAAAGTAAAGGATATACAAAAAGATTAGCAACAGACATAGTACAACAAGTATTAAATAGTAACATTCATAGGGTTGCCGAAAGGAATGGATTGAGTGATGAAGAAGTAGAATCAATGTTAAAAAAGCAAGCTTCACAAATATTAAATATTAATCTAAGCCAGGTAAAAAAGTTAGGTATAGATGAAATAGCTTTAGTTAAAGGTCAAGGAAACTACTTAGCAGTATTAGTGGATTTAGATACTCATAAGCCAATTGAAATAGTGCAATCACGACGAATAGAAGATATCCGTGAAGTAATTGCTGGCTGGGGATTTGAAGTACTTAATCAAATAGAAGAAGTGAGTATTGATCTCTGGTCGCCTTATAAAAGCTTAGTAGAAGATTTAATGCCAAATGCTAACATAACTGCTGACAGGTTTCATGTGATGAAACAAGTAAATGATGAATTAGATAGGATGCGTAAAACTGAGAAGAAAGCAGCAATGTCGTTAGAAGATAAATCCGAAAAATCTCGCCAACTAGAGGCATTAAATAAAAGCAAATATAGTTTAATTAAAAATGAAGATTCTTTAAACGAAAAGCAAAAATCAAAATTAAACTCCGTGTTAGAGGTGTCGCCGACTCTGGCTAAAATGCACGCACTTAAAGAACAATTCCGCCAGATATTTGAAACCACTAAATCTTGGGGAGATAGCATAACACAATTATTAGATTGGATGTATGATGCACGTTCATACTTTCCGAAAAGTCTAGGGACAATGGTGAGATGGTTTGGGGAAATAGTCGGTTATTTTGATGGCAGAACTACCAGTGGTACTGTAGAAGGAATTAATAATAAACTCAAGTTAATTAAAAGACTTGGGTATGGCTTTCGTAATTTTAGCAATTTTCGATTACGCAGTTTATTAAACTGGCACTTTTCTATTAATTCTCCATAAAAGTAACGGATGAACCAGTTTTTTATTTAACCACAGAGGCACAGAGAACACAGAGTCAAGAAGTTAAAGAGGAGTTTGGCATCCTGCGTTTTTGAAGCTGGGTAAAACTCTGGATGAATGCGCTGCAAAGTATCGAGGATTCTGTAAAAAATACCGCCCTCAAGCAAAAAAAGAAACGCGCAATTACTGGGGAAGCAAGTTATTACTAGGGTTGAAGGCTAAAGCAAAGGTAAAGAAATCGTCTCCAGGACAAATGAGACTACCTTGGGATGAATGGGAAGCAAGTAACCATGTGCCAATTCCTTGACACTACAGGTTCAGCATTCTTAGGCAAAGCTTGCAGTTTTGCAAATGGTGCGCCACTCCAATCAACGCTTCGCTAACGCCAATACCAATAGCTAGGGCAGAAGTGACGACAACAAGCCCGCCTCAGAATTTATTCTGAGTCTAATAGCGAAAGTCGTCTAAAGACGACTGAGAAAAAGTTATAGTCCGTTAAAACGGACTTTAGCTATAAGAGAGGAACTTAAGTTCTGGGCGGTTTATGTCTCAATACGGTTGGATTAAAGCCAAAAACCTTAACCTACAATTTGAAATTACGAATTACGAACTTGTACTGAGCGTAGCCGAAGTATTACGAATTAGCCCGATCGCAATAAACTTCACCAAAGCTATGATCAGCATGAATCTCAATCACCATATCAACCACTGTTGCATCTTTTACCAACGGCTTAATGAATAATTCCGGGTGAAGCGATCGCCAAAAATAATTGACAAATTGCTCTATCTCTGCATTGCTCATCCCCGACTTACCCGCAGCAATCATCTGCTGTTCCGCCTGTTTGCGCCACTCCAAAGAACAGCGATAATCGGTTGGATATAGCACAATTAAGCTGTCTAATCTCTCCCACAATGGTAAATAATCGTGGAGGCGATGATTCATATCACGGGCAAATGCTCTATCTTCATCTGTGAGAATTGGCAGTGGTGCAGTATCAAATACATCTGGGTCGATTGGCCGCACACCCACAAACCAACCTTCAAATAGTACAATATCTATATTTGTGACCATTTCTGGAGTAGTGCGATCGCCAGCACCTCCAAAAGCAGATTTATCAAAGCGAGGAACCATCACAGGGCTTTGCAACTGGCGGATCTGATCTAGTACATTTAAGCCTAAATCTACATCGTGGGTTCCTGGTGGCCCGCGCCAAATCAAGCGGGGATCTAGCTGTGTTAAAAGTAAGCGATCGCTGTAAGTTTTATATAAGTCATCCAAAGACAAACTCACAGTCCGGTATCCCAACTGATCGAGAATCAAGCTGAGAACTTTAGACATTGTGGTTTTACCAGTGCCTTGTCCTCCCAATATTCCCTGAATCAGAGGGCGTCCTAACTGTTGGCGCTGCGCTGCTAGCTTGATTCCCAACGGAAGCCACAAGTCCCACAATACTTGTAACATTTCCTTGGGTTCCATTTGAAAAGTAGTTTGGCATAATTGACTAAAAGCTGGGAGAACAGATTTTAGCAAGTGCGATCGCCTTTCGATCACTTCATCGACATTTTCCGGCGTGATCCCAAAAGCTTTTGCCCTTAACCTATCTGCCAGCGCTGCTTCTCTTGCTTGCTGCTTCCCTATCTCCCTCATCTCCCTCATGCCGCTACGATCCCAGCTTAAAGGCTTCGAGAAACAGGCTGTAGATGAAACCAACTTTGAGGAGATTTAGTGAGTCTACCAAGAGCGATCGCCTTTCCAAAAACCTGGGACTATAAAATATCCTACTGGTAATTTCCGTCAACAGTACTAAAAAAGCAGCTACCACAATATCCAATACACCCTCTTGACCGGCTGTAGTAGAAACTGCGTTTCCCAGAAAAAAACCGAACAAAAAACTAATGAGCAGCAACGATAGTCGCCGCCAAGGATTTAAAAACCATTGCCCCAAGCGTGTTGCAATGGCATCGAATAAGTTATTGAGACGAGTGTTTTGCATTACAAGGGCTTCTGGGGAAAAGTCAAGATATCTTGAAATATCTCTTATATTAAGGAGGATATTGGTTTTAGCATCAGCTTGTTTGTTAATATTGTAGATACTTACTGGGATTCCAGTATTTATTCAAATTTTGCCAATTTTATCATCTTCAGGGAAGTACACTTTCTTAGAGGATGTTTGGATATAAATATTTAGTTTGATCCCCCAAGCTAGCCTTAAAAAGGGGGAAAATGACTCAAATTCCCCTTTTTTGAGGGTAGACAGTCGCTTGAGGTGGTTAGCCAAAAGCCAACGGAAAGCCTGTTCCCTACGTTAGGAAACTCGCCTCCTTTACCTGGACTCATCGTGCTGCCTTCCAATTGTGCGAACTGGCGGGTATTTACGATATCCAAAGACTTTCCAAAGATTCTCTTAAGCTAGCTTCTGCTACTAGGAGATAAAATATACCACTTAGATTATCTAAGGTTTGGCAAAAGACGCCTTGTTGAGTCCGTTAGCGGTTTCAGGAAACTTTTATTTTTTATTCAAATGAATTGGCTGGCTCGGTATCTAATTTTTTTGTTTATTATCTAAGTCTAGTGTCAAGACAAAAAGCAATGGGTGTTTGTACCCCAAGTTTATCAAACATCAAGTAAATAATTTTCTCCAAATCTTTTCTAATCAAAATGATATTTATAATATATTGGTATCCCTCATTTTAAGAAAGTCTATATTAGGCTACTTTCTATGATTGCTTTTTGTGATAATAGGCTACTATTTGGTCAAGCCTAGACAAAATATTTATTTCTAATAACTATCAATATGAAATCTTCAGTATATCGTAACGTCGGTATTACAGCTTCTTGCTTGGGACTGCTTATTGCTCTGGTGGGATACTTTGGAGTGAGCGTATCCTTTGAGTCCACAAACCCAGATACATCTTCACAACTGCCAACTGAAACTACCCAGTGGGAGACAGCTTCCTCTACACCCGTTTCACCTGAAAAAGGTATTTCCGCTAGTCTTTCTACTCCAGCAACTACCTCAACCAATCAAGTAGAACATAATATTAAAGAGAATACTTATCCTGTCTTGGCAGAGCGTGATAAATCAGCTAGCATTGCCAAGAATCAAGGAACTTTGCGAATGAGTAATCAAACAAATCAGCCTGTACGGTTGGCTCTACTGGCGCGACAGCCGATAGCAAAAGGCTCTGGTACTAAACAGGCTAACTATGATGTACCGGCACATTGGGATTTTGCTCCCCAAGAAGGTAGTGAGAAGGGACTGATTTTATCCCTACCTCAGAATAATTTAAAGCTAGAGAAGGGAGATATTTTAGTTGCTTTCGCACAAGATGGTTCCCGTCGTTACTGGGGCCCCTATGTTGTTGGCGAAACTCAATTACCTAAATGGAATTCCCAAAACAGAGAATGGCAACTAGTGCTGAGTCCATAGTCCAAAGAGGTAGAAGGCAGGAGGCAGGAGGCAGAAGGCAGAAGGTAAGAGGAATCCTCATAAACAAATTTAGAGGATTTAAGAAAGACTGGAGGCAAAAAGGCTTTGCAGCTTATTTATTGCTCCTACTTGATGAATACATATTTTTTTGTTTTTTATAAATAATAAATTTACTTGCTCTAAACCCTGTGGCAGAGAGCAAAAAATATATTTTCTTTCCCCTGCCCTCCGCCTTTGTTAGGTAAACTTTCAACACAGTGTACTAACGTGTTGGAGAAGTTTCTTTGGTGAATTAAAGCAACTAACGTTACTGAACAAGAAAAAGTGTAGAGTACTGAGGAGAGGAAAATTGTTGAATTGAAAACTTCCAAGAACAAAAGATAGATAATCAACGACTATTGAGTAGTGATTGTTGACTATTGACTAATGAGCATGAAATTGAGTGTTAAGCACACTGTTGATCAGTGGTTCAACAAAATAGCAAAGAATCCAGCCCTTGGTAGAACTGTGTCGATTTTGTGGTTGATAGTGATTGGCTGGATAGCTTTTGGGTGGAATTTGGGCAATATTGGCTTGATTGATGAGACAGAGCCGCTTTTTGCCGAAGCTTCCCGTCAGATGTTCGTCACAGGTGATTGGATTACCCCATTTTTCAATGGTGACACTCGTTTCGATAAACCTGCTTTAATTTACTGGTGTCAGGCGATCGCTTATGCAATTATAGGGGTGAATGAGTGGGCAGTACGCCTTCCTTCAGCGATCGCAGCCTTCGCCTTAGTTTGTTTAGTTTTTTATACCATACAGTGGTATTTCGCTAAACAAGACGAACTAGAGCAAGTTTCACGTCCTACTCGCCGCTACTTAACATCTTTTATAGCAGCAGCGCTCATGGCACTCAATCCCGAAACTATTATTTGGGCGAGAACTGGTGTCTCTGATATGCTGCTCACCGGATGTATGGCATCAGCTTTGTTATGTTTCTTTCTAGGGTACGCAGAGAAGGGAGGGAGTAGGGAGCAGGGAGCAGGGAGCAGGGGAGCAAAATTAATAACCAATGCCCCATCCCCAATGCCCCATGCCCTATTCCCTAATAAGTGGTATATAGCTTGTTACGTGCTGATTGCTGGCGCAATTTTGAGTAAAGGCCCAGTGGGAATTGTTTTACCAGGGCTAATTGTTGCCGTATTTTTGCTTTACGTGGGAAAATTTCGAGAGGTGTTGCGGGAAATGCGCCTTCTCGTGGGTGTATTGATAATTTTAGGTTTATCAGTGCCGTGGTTTGCTTTAGTAATTTGGCGCAATGGCTGGAATTATATTAATGCCTTTTTTGGTTATCACAACCTGGAACGCTTTACAGAAGTCGTTAATGGTCACTCAGCACCTTGGTATTTTTACTTTTTAGTAGTGCTGCTGGGTTTTGCGCCCTACTCAGTGTATTTACCACTCTCTATAATAAGACTAAAGTTTTGGCAGCGATCGCACTGGCGATCCCTTGAACGTTTTCAACAGTTTGGTTTATTCGCCTGGTTGTGGTTTGCTAGCATCTTTGGCTTTTTCACCGTTGCTGTTACCAAACTCCCTAGCTACGTGTTGCCTTTAATGCCAGCAGCAGCAATCTTGGTAGCC
It includes:
- a CDS encoding DUF565 domain-containing protein, which gives rise to MQNTRLNNLFDAIATRLGQWFLNPWRRLSLLLISFLFGFFLGNAVSTTAGQEGVLDIVVAAFLVLLTEITSRIFYSPRFLERRSLLVDSLNLLKVGFIYSLFLEAFKLGS
- the hisS gene encoding histidine--tRNA ligase; amino-acid sequence: MAKGDKINFSTPSGFPEFLPSEKRLELYLLDIIRRVFESYGFTPIETPAVERLEVLQAKGNQGDNIIYGIDPILPPNRQAERDKSGETGSEARALKFDQTVPLAAYIARHLNELTFPFARYQMDVVFRGERAKDGRFRQFRQCDIDVVARRELSLLYDAQMPAIITEIFKAINIGDFLIRINNRKVLTGFFKSVGITEDKIKSCIGIVDNLEKIGETKVKQELEKEGISGEQTQKIIDFIKIDGSVDEVLDKLKHLAENLSETEQLSLGITELQTVIAGVRNLGVAENRFCIDLSIARGLDYYTGTVYETTLLGHEALGSICSGGRYEELVGVFLGEKMPGVGISIGLTRLISRLLKAGILSTLAATPAQVMVVNMQEDLMPTYLKISQHLRQAGINVITNFDKRPLGKQFQLADKQGIQFCVIIGSEEVAAQKSSLKDLKTGEQVEVLLVDLAEEVKKRLG
- a CDS encoding ISL3 family transposase, which gives rise to MKFTVEQILNLPDMKVLDFQEIEGEEIIITIEKSVNYSTCPSCGQNTQSIHQNHWRMIHDLSWSKKPVLLKINRRQFKCHKCKKVFSEKLDFVDKSKGYTKRLATDIVQQVLNSNIHRVAERNGLSDEEVESMLKKQASQILNINLSQVKKLGIDEIALVKGQGNYLAVLVDLDTHKPIEIVQSRRIEDIREVIAGWGFEVLNQIEEVSIDLWSPYKSLVEDLMPNANITADRFHVMKQVNDELDRMRKTEKKAAMSLEDKSEKSRQLEALNKSKYSLIKNEDSLNEKQKSKLNSVLEVSPTLAKMHALKEQFRQIFETTKSWGDSITQLLDWMYDARSYFPKSLGTMVRWFGEIVGYFDGRTTSGTVEGINNKLKLIKRLGYGFRNFSNFRLRSLLNWHFSINSP
- a CDS encoding ArnT family glycosyltransferase, producing MSMKLSVKHTVDQWFNKIAKNPALGRTVSILWLIVIGWIAFGWNLGNIGLIDETEPLFAEASRQMFVTGDWITPFFNGDTRFDKPALIYWCQAIAYAIIGVNEWAVRLPSAIAAFALVCLVFYTIQWYFAKQDELEQVSRPTRRYLTSFIAAALMALNPETIIWARTGVSDMLLTGCMASALLCFFLGYAEKGGSREQGAGSRGAKLITNAPSPMPHALFPNKWYIACYVLIAGAILSKGPVGIVLPGLIVAVFLLYVGKFREVLREMRLLVGVLIILGLSVPWFALVIWRNGWNYINAFFGYHNLERFTEVVNGHSAPWYFYFLVVLLGFAPYSVYLPLSIIRLKFWQRSHWRSLERFQQFGLFAWLWFASIFGFFTVAVTKLPSYVLPLMPAAAILVALLWSDFFQDTEARQTIPVSSSPTPPISPSFLRVSGWVNVVFLSVLSIALFNITHILGTDPAISNFHEQIQRTGLPVIAGVMWLVCAVLVAALLLNRQWNQVIAINLIGFVAFLNFVLTPASFFIDRERQLPLRELSAVILEAKEPNEELIMLGFKKPSVVFYSHIHVNYLGLPQEAIDHIKNQAAKGLKPASVLLLAEQKKFLQMDLQPDDYKNLSTKGAYNLVRVPFKKKKSEKMDIS
- a CDS encoding glycerate kinase; amino-acid sequence: MREIGKQQAREAALADRLRAKAFGITPENVDEVIERRSHLLKSVLPAFSQLCQTTFQMEPKEMLQVLWDLWLPLGIKLAAQRQQLGRPLIQGILGGQGTGKTTMSKVLSLILDQLGYRTVSLSLDDLYKTYSDRLLLTQLDPRLIWRGPPGTHDVDLGLNVLDQIRQLQSPVMVPRFDKSAFGGAGDRTTPEMVTNIDIVLFEGWFVGVRPIDPDVFDTAPLPILTDEDRAFARDMNHRLHDYLPLWERLDSLIVLYPTDYRCSLEWRKQAEQQMIAAGKSGMSNAEIEQFVNYFWRSLHPELFIKPLVKDATVVDMVIEIHADHSFGEVYCDRANS